In Leptospira perdikensis, a single genomic region encodes these proteins:
- a CDS encoding esterase/lipase family protein, with the protein MKKKILIGFLATLLSVPTSGLFAGPLDGQCIALVHGILGFDDTQGLAGGLVKYWGGLDGYLRSQGAKVTTPGSSATNSIPTRASQIQSAVNTWMTANGCSKVHLMGHSQGGLVIRYMVSNLGFNGKTQTVTTINSLHQGAPMADIVLGVIPSWLQPFANSALSLLAKLVYRDGRPQDVIAMGKSLTVSYVKTFNTNSPNKSGIKYYSYGSEMAWADLVQHPIMALTHPITWAGGLFYGLGGGNDGVVPLNSQKWGAWKGTPSSYWFATGIDHLQATNLAWSGQNYYDVQGHYLNIAKNAKAGL; encoded by the coding sequence ATGAAAAAGAAAATCTTGATTGGGTTTTTAGCGACCCTTCTCTCCGTTCCCACCTCCGGTCTGTTTGCCGGTCCTCTTGATGGTCAGTGCATTGCACTTGTTCATGGAATCCTTGGTTTTGATGATACCCAAGGTCTCGCTGGCGGACTTGTGAAGTACTGGGGAGGCCTTGACGGTTATCTTCGTAGCCAAGGTGCTAAAGTCACCACTCCTGGAAGTTCGGCTACCAACTCCATTCCTACTCGCGCTAGTCAAATTCAATCCGCAGTGAACACTTGGATGACAGCAAACGGTTGTTCTAAGGTTCATTTGATGGGCCATAGCCAAGGTGGACTTGTCATTCGTTATATGGTATCCAATCTTGGATTTAACGGAAAAACACAAACAGTGACTACGATCAACTCCCTTCACCAAGGGGCTCCAATGGCTGATATCGTTCTTGGCGTCATTCCAAGTTGGTTACAACCTTTCGCAAATTCAGCACTCAGCCTACTTGCGAAGTTAGTTTACCGCGACGGACGTCCACAAGATGTAATCGCAATGGGAAAATCACTAACAGTAAGTTACGTGAAAACTTTTAACACAAACTCACCTAACAAATCAGGAATCAAATACTACTCTTATGGTAGTGAAATGGCTTGGGCAGACCTCGTTCAACACCCAATTATGGCACTCACTCACCCAATCACTTGGGCAGGTGGATTGTTTTATGGTTTAGGTGGTGGTAACGATGGTGTGGTTCCATTGAACTCTCAAAAGTGGGGAGCTTGGAAAGGAACACCTTCTTCTTATTGGTTTGCAACAGGGATTGACCACTTACAAGCTACAAACTTGGCTTGGAGCGGACAAAACTACTATGATGTGCAAGGTCACTACTTAAACATCGCAAAAAACGCAAAAGCTGGTTTATAA
- a CDS encoding lipase secretion chaperone: MDFKKIIIIIVIVLIFFLGILYFLKQDSSSQSKQSLSPEEQMAMDRISPLGTGEGFWDEAISPFREDRTKPYLELLEELKSGKINFVWEVWALRRKCKAEYTPDQCNATIIAYIESEYESPDKEKVKDLFLSYFRYEEEYRKWEQPTDLSFVELYEKIKAKRRDVLNDKADLIFGMEESQVSFLEGSQNFIKQSANLPAEQRVKQFEDLKKKTYGTYYDALVSREDKFDHYQVEMSLRDKEFNAITDPKEKEKYLNRIETKYFGKERATNLAEERAKESKFHESISKYELKEKEFLRENAGLSAAEKEKKLKEIRIQFLGSEEEADAYIRRKNIEEAGK, encoded by the coding sequence ATGGATTTTAAAAAAATTATTATCATTATAGTTATCGTTCTTATATTTTTCTTGGGTATTCTTTACTTCTTAAAACAAGATTCTTCTTCACAATCGAAACAATCACTGAGTCCAGAAGAACAAATGGCAATGGATAGGATCTCACCTCTCGGAACGGGAGAAGGTTTTTGGGATGAGGCCATCTCTCCTTTTCGCGAGGATCGGACTAAACCTTATTTAGAATTGTTAGAGGAACTGAAATCAGGTAAAATCAATTTTGTTTGGGAAGTTTGGGCACTTAGACGTAAGTGCAAAGCAGAATATACACCAGACCAATGTAACGCTACTATCATCGCTTATATTGAATCTGAATATGAGTCACCAGATAAAGAAAAAGTAAAAGATTTGTTTTTATCCTATTTTCGTTACGAAGAAGAATACAGGAAATGGGAGCAACCAACGGATTTATCTTTTGTAGAATTGTATGAAAAAATCAAAGCGAAACGTAGGGATGTCCTAAACGATAAAGCTGATTTGATTTTTGGAATGGAAGAGTCCCAGGTTTCTTTTTTAGAAGGGAGTCAAAATTTTATCAAACAATCGGCAAACTTACCTGCGGAACAACGCGTAAAACAATTTGAAGACCTAAAGAAAAAAACATACGGAACCTATTACGATGCCCTCGTGTCCAGAGAAGATAAGTTTGATCACTACCAAGTGGAAATGAGTCTTCGTGATAAAGAATTTAACGCAATTACTGATCCAAAAGAAAAAGAAAAATATCTAAATCGTATTGAAACAAAATATTTTGGAAAAGAACGTGCAACTAATTTGGCTGAGGAAAGGGCAAAAGAATCAAAGTTTCATGAGTCGATTTCCAAATACGAATTGAAAGAGAAGGAATTTTTGAGAGAGAATGCCGGTTTATCCGCAGCCGAAAAAGAAAAGAAACTCAAAGAAATTCGGATTCAATTTCTTGGTTCTGAAGAAGAAGCGGATGCTTATATCAGAAGAAAGAATATAGAAGAAGCGGGAAAATAA